The sequence ATTTGCATCGGCGCGCGCCGCAGCGGAAAATCCACCTTCCTGTTTCAGCTCATGAGCCGCCTTATTGAACAGGGCGTTGACCGCCGGAACATTCTCTACCTGAACTTTTTTGACGACCGCCTGCGCGGTCTTCGGCATGAACGTCCGGGCATCATTGCGGAAGCGTATTTTTCCCTTTACCCGGAAAAAAAAAATGTTGAAAAAATCTATTGTTTTTTCGATGAGATACAAGAGATACCCGACTGGGAGCCTTTCGTTGACCGCCTGATGCGCCAGGAAAAATGCGACGTGTTCATCACCGGCTCATCCGCGCGAATGCTGTCCCGGGAGATCGCCACGCAGATGCGCGGCCGGGCGCTTTCCTGGGAAATATTTCCCTTTTCCTTTCAGGAATTTCTCGATTTCAAAGGCATTCAAAGCCAGGGGCCCCTGTCCGCCGGAAAACGTCTGATGATTCAAAAGGCGTTTGGGGAATATTGGGAGACCGGCGGCTTCCCCGAAGTCGCCGGTCTCGGGCGGCGGCTGCGGGTCAAAATCCACCAGGAATACTTTAACGCCATGCTGTTCAGGGATATTGTGGAACGCCATGATATATCCCATCCCAGGGCGGTGGCCGATCTGGCGCGCCGGCTGGTGGACAACGCCGCCTCCCTGTATTCCATCAATCGCCTTGCCGGCTATCTGAAATCCCTCGGGCACAAAGCGCCCAAATCAGCGGTGTCCGACTATCTGTCATGGTTCGAGGACGCCTATGTCCTTTTCACCACCCGGATTTTTGACGCGTCCCAAGCCCGGGCCGCCGCCAACCCGAAAAAAATTTACTGCGTGGATCACGCCCTGGCGACATCCATCAGCTCGGGAATTCTGCTGAACTCGGGTCATCTGCTGGAAAATTTGGTCTTCACGACGCTTCGCCGCCTCTCCCCGGACATCTTTTATTTCAAAAGCAAAAACGGCCGGGAAGTGGACTTCGTGGTCCGGAGACCGGATCGGTCCCCGGCGCTGGTCCAGGTTTGCGAGTCAATGGCGGACCCCAAAACCCGCAAACGGGAAATAAAGGCCCTGGGCGAAGCCATGTCCGAGCTGGGGATCCATTCCGGGACCATTGTGACACGGGGAGAAGAAAGTCAGACGCGGGTGGAATCCGGAGAAATCCGCGTGACGCCCGCATGGCGTTTTCTTCTTGAATGGTCTTGAAAGCGGGGCACGCTACACATGAACGCTTAAGTTCAGTCCCCTCTCCTTCCGCATCTTTTCCAGGTCCCGCCTGAGTCGCGTCCAGAATGGATGGTCTTTTGAAAAAACGATTTCTTCTATTTCTTCTCTCAGATCAGGATAAAATTCTTTGAATATGGCCTTGAGATTTCGCCAGTTCCGGTCTGAGCGTCTCTCCATATTAAGACCGTATATCCAGATAGTGTCGGCAAGCGGCTCCAGTCGGTCAATCAGCGGCGCCGCATCCGTGACATGGGGAATGACCGGGCACAGGAGAGCGGACGTTTTCACGCCGGCCTCTCTTAATTTGCGCAGCGCCTCAATTCTGTCCTCCGTGTCTTTGGTATCGGCCTCAAAGCGCTCGCGGTCGCGGTTGTCACTGAACGCCACTGAAACGCTCACCGAGGCTTTCCCCATGCGCCGCAGCAGGTCCAGATCGCGAAGAACCAGGTCTGATTTCGTCAGAATGCTCGCGGTGAATCCTTTTTCCAGGAGCGATTCTAAAATTTTTCGGGTCTGGAGGCATTCGGCCTCGCAGGGTTGGTAGGGATCGGTATAGTATCCCATATAGATGTTCTGGGGGGGGATTTTTTCAAGCGCTTCCGCCAGTCGGGTCTCGATGTCCGGATGCGTCAGGATTTTTCGGGTCCAATCCGTTTCCGCCTGGTTAAGCGCGTAGCAGTAATGGCAATGGTGGGCGCATCCGACATATGGATCAACCTGATAATCCGCGATTTTCAGCCCGCAGGGGACCAGAACAGGTCGGCGGGAACATGTGGCGATCTCCATCAGCGAGAATCCTTTCAGCGAAAACACAGCGCCCGGGCCGGGTTAAAGCCCGGTTTCTCTTTTAATATGACGGTTGTCAGACCGGTCTTTGAATTTTTTTGTAATGAGACACCGGGTAGTCGCAAATTTCACAGGGCAGTTCCGGCTTTTCGTCCATTGTGGAGCCGCAAATGTCACACACATGATAATGGGGGCTCATTTTCTCAATTTTCTTTGCCAGCGGTTTGAAAAACAAACCGGAAAATTTTTTGATATCGCGGATAATTTTTTCGTGCTGCTGATGTGATTTCCACGAATACATGCAATTGAGCACGGTCTGATCATGGGATTCAAATGACATTTTTTTGATAATGTCCGGATAAAACCTGTTTATCTTTTGAAGCTCTTTGACGGCCGCGGCGTTCAGGTTGGACTTGGTGTCGGCGGAAGAGACGGGAACGGGTCTTTCCTGAAACGCGTCGCCGAAGGAAAGCAGTATTTTTTTAAAATTCTCCGAATGAATTTTTTCGGAAACTGAAAAGGCGTGAAACAGGTAGGCGATATTGGGATAACCTTCAGACAGGGCTTTTTTGCGATATTCATCATAATGCCGGTGCGCCGTCGTTTCCGACCAATAGGCTCTTTCAAGCAGCGCCCGGGTCCGGGGATACCCGTCCTCCCGTTCTTCCGCCTCCGCGAAATGTCTAATATTTGCGAATGGATAACAAAAAGAAAAAAGAACGGAAAGTCGCAGCAGCTGTCGTCTCGAAATCATTTTTTTATTTCGCCTAAACGCCGCGCCCGCCCTGCGGGACTGCGAAACGGCCCGAATCAGGCGCGGGGCATTTTCAAACGAATCCTCATGGGGTTATACGTATGGGTGAACTGACGAATGACTATCATCTCCCGCGTAAAAAATCAAGAGCCGGAGACCCGGCCTGCCGCGTCACGACGGTTTGGAATGCCTTTTTTTAATGGAAAAAAGCTCCTGAAAGATAAAAAGAAATTTCCCGACGCTGTCGTACTGAATCCGGGAATCCTCGTGATGGGTCCAGGTGACCGGGAACTCCGCCGTCTTAAAACCCTTTTTTTTGGCCAGCCACAAAATCTCGGGATCGAATATGACGCTGTTTAAAAGGCTTTGGGAAAAAAGGGTCCGGGCCGCTGTCCGGGTGAACATTTTGAATCCGCACTGGGTGTCTTTGTATGAAATCCCTAAGTGAAGGTTCTGGATCAGGGTGTACATTTTGCCTGAAAGCGCCCGAAAAAAACCCTGGCCCGAAGTCACCACGGCTCCGGAAACGGCCCGGGAGGCGATGGCGATGTCGTGTCCCCGGCGGATCAGATCCATGGCCGTGTCCGCCATTTCCATGGGCACCGAATAATCGGCGTCCATGAACATGATCAAATCCCCGGAGGCCCGAAGCATGCCATAACGTGTCGCGTATCCTTTGCCCTGGTTGGGATGGTACTCCAGGGCCTGGATGGACACATTTTTCCCCGGGGAAAAATCGTTTGCCACCGCCACGGTGTCATCCGAGCTTCCGTCGCTCACCACAATGATCTCTGATGAATACGGCCGCCCCTCCAGGAAGGCCCGGGAGCGCTCAAGGGTGTGGACAATGCGGTCCTCTTCGTTATACGCCGGTATGACAACAGAAAGCTTCACGGGGATATCTCACTCCTTTTTTTCCGAAAAGACCGTCTTTTAAAAAAACGGATCAGGGAATTGGACGGCCAGGCGAACGCCATGGCGCAGGCCGTTCCGGCCGCGGCCCCCCCGACCACATCCAGCGGGAAATGAACCCCTAAGTAAACCCGGGAATATCCCACGAGCCCGGCGATGAGATAAAAAAACGCCCACATCTTTCTGAAAAAAAAGCTGAAAAAAACCGCGCCGGCAAAGATGTTGGTGGCGTGGGAGGACGGCAGGGAGTTGGACTGGCCCCGGATCACCTCCTTCAGCGGCGGGGTGACGCTCCATGTTTTTCTCATCCGGTCATAAAGATGAACCTCGGACTGGCTGTGATAGGGCCGGGGCCGCTCAAAAAAAGGCTTCAGCACAGCCGAGCTGAGATTCTCCGAAGCGGCGATCAGAAGAAGCGCGGAAACCGCCGCCACCCGAAATTTGGCGTCGTTTTTAATGATCAGGAAAAGCCAGGCCAGCGTCATGGGGATATAAAACAGCTTGACGTTGGACATGATGGGCATGAACACATCCAAAAAAGGATTCTGCCAGTCCCGGTTGATGATGTAAAACAGCTTGATATCCATTTTTTCCAAAAAATTTAAAATATTTGCAATCATAATAAACTCGCGATGGGTTAGGCGGCGTCGCGCCGGATCGGATTTTGCTCTGATCAGACGGGGCCGTCGTTATTTTTTAAACTGAATGCGGCACAACTCATAATACTGCCCCCGGGCCGCCATCAGCTCCTCATGTTTTCCATGCTCCACAATGCGGCCGTCTTCCATGGCCACGATCCGGTGGGCGTTTCGCACGGTGGAAAGCCGGTGGGCGATGACAAAGGCGCAGCGGCCCTTCATAAGGTTGTCCAGGGCTTTCTGGACAATCCTTTCCGCGCTTGAGTCCAGAGAGGAGGTGGCCTCATCCAGGATCAGGATCGGGGCGTTTTTCATCAGCGCCCGGGCGATGCAGATCCGCTGTTTTTCCCCCCCGGAAAGCCGGGCGCCCAGCTCCCCGGCCAGGGTGTCGAATCCGTCGGGGAAATTTTGTATAAAATCGTATGCGTACGCCGATTTCGCGGCCTTTTCCACATCCGCGTCCGATGGATTTTCCGCCCCGTAGGCGATATTGTTCCGGATGGTGTCGTTGAACAAAATGGGCTCCTGGGTCACGATGGCGATCTGTTTGCGCAAAGACGTCAGGGACATGTCCCGAATATCCACCCCCCCGATCTTTATGGCGCCGCTGAACACATCGTAAAACCGGGGGATCATATTCACCAGGGTGGTTTTGCCGGCGCCGCTTTTGCCCACGATGGCCACCATCTCCCCCGGCTCGGCCCGCAGATCGATGTTTTTTAAGACCTTTTTCTCCTGGTATTTGAACGAAACGTCCTCAAAGGCCACGGCGTGGGGACCCGGCGGCAAGAGAGCCGGCTTTTCGGGGTCCTTGATCTCCCGGGGGGTTTCGATGATGTCAAACACCCGGTCGGCGGCGGCCATGCCCTCCTGGATGGTGTTGTTGATGCGGCTGAGCTTTTTCACCGGGTCATAGAGCATGAGCACGGCGGCCATGAAGGAAAAAAAGGTGCCGGCCGTGGAGGTTCCGTTGATGACCCGGTAGCCGCCGTAGCCGATGATAAAGGCGATGCCCACCCCGGCCAGCGCCTCCATGATGGCCGGGGAAAGGGCCTTGGCGATGACGGTCCGGATCTCGATTTTAAACAGCGCCCGGGTTTTTTCAAAAAACCGCTTTTTCTCGCGCTTTTCCATGCCGAACGCCTTGACGATTTTGTTTCCGGCGAATGTCTCATGGAGAAACACGTTGATGTCCGACAGGGCCTCCTGCCGGCCGCCGGTGAAACGGCGGACCTTCCGGCCGAATTTCACCACCGGCAGAAAGGCGGCGGGCAAAATGATGATGGCGAAAAGCGCCAGCTCCCATTCCCGGTAAAAAATCACGGCGGTGAGAAACAGGATGGTGAAAAAATCCCGAAGGGAGCCCTTGACGGCGTCTGAGACCATGGCCCTGATCACGGTGGCGTCGTTGGTGATGCGCGACATCAGGCCCCCGGTCTTTTCCCGGTGGAAAAAAGACAACGGCAGGTCCATGATCCGGCCGTACAGGTCGTCCCGGAGGCGGCGGATGATGCTTTCCCCGATGTGGCTCATGAAATAGTCCTGGCCGTAAATCCCGATCCCCCGGAAAAAATACATGGCCAGCACCACGACGGGCAGGGCTTTGAGCATGCCGACGTCTTTGTTGACAAAAATATCGTCAATGACGTTTTTGATCAGGTAGGCGGAGCCGGCCGTGGACAGAGAGATGGCCAGGCTGCACAGCATGGCCCCGAACAGCTTGAAACGCTTTTCAAACACCAGCCTCAGAAGGCGTCGGTGCCGGGGCTTTATTTTTCCCGAGGGGAAGAGGCTCATGGGGGGTTCTTTCCGTTTTCGATTTTCAAACGATTTTATGCCGGCCGTCGGGCCGGATTTTTAAGGGGTTTTGTGGCCAAAATGCGCGTCCACCTCTTCGGTGAGCCGGCGCATCTGTTTCTCCAGCTCTTTTCTTTTCAACTCGATCCCGTCCTCGTCCGCGTCCGGGCTCACATGAACCGGGTCTCCGTACACGATCCGGCACCGGGTGAAGGGAAGGGGCAGAATAAAGCGGTCCCAGGAGCGGAACACGACGCCGCGTCCGGCCCCGTAAGTCACCGGGACGATGGGACGGCCCATTCTTCGGGCCAGGAGGACCACCCCTTTCTGAACCCGGAAGCGGGGGCCCTGGGGGCCGTCGGGAATGACGGTCCCGGGGTCCGGGGACTCGGCGCTCATGGCCTCCACGATTTTCTCCAGCGCCTTCATCCCCCCTTTTTTCGAAGAGCCCCGGACAGGTTTTTGACCCTGCCGCTCCAGGATCCGGGCGATGATCTCCCCGTCCTCGGAGGCGCTCACCATGATGGCCGAGCCGTGGCCCTTGTACAGATAGCTGAACGGCAGAATCCGGGAATGCCACAGGGCGAAGACGTTTTTCCTGGAGTCAATGAGTTCCCGGACTTTTTCAAGCCCCCGGGATTCGATTTTGATGGTCGAAAAAAGCAGATCGATAAACAGCTTGCCCAAAAGCCCCACCAGCCGCCATTTAAGCTCGACTAAAAAATTCCGGATCGCGGATCGAGTCGTCATTTCATCATCTCCAAAGCGATTTTCGCCGCGCGCTCCGAGGCCCCGGGGCCTCCCATGGCGTCCCGGATCCCCCCCAGCGCCTCCGCGGCCTTTCGAAGCCGGTCCGGGTCTGTGAGGGCGCCGTGGGCGACGGCCGCGATCTTTTCCGGCGTGGCGTCCGTTTGAATCAGCTCGGGAACCACCGGGGAGGCCGCGATGTGGTTGGCGATGCCGATGTGCTCCACCCGGACCAGGGCCTTGGCCACCCAGTGGCTCACCGGTGAAATTTTGTAAATAATGACATGGGGCGTCCGGGACAGGGCCGTTTCCAGGGTCACGGTTCCCGACACGGCGATGACGAAATCGCTTTTTTCCAAAACCGATCCCGCGCCGGATTCGTCTATATGAAAACGCCCGGACGCCGGGCCCCGGGCCACAACGGCGTCCATAAAATCCCGTTTCACTCCCGGGGCCAGGGAAATGACGAACTCCGGGGCCGGACGCCCGTCTTTTCTGAATTTTTCCTCCAGAAGCCGGGCCGCGCCCATCATGACGGGCAGATGCCTTTCGATTTCTTTTCCCCGGGACCCCGGCAAAAGCCCCAGGATCCGGCGCCCGTTTTCGGGCCTGTCGGGAAGGGGCCGGGGGGCCGGGGCGCCCGGCTCGTCCAGAAAGGGATGCCCCACAAAGGTGACCGGGACCCCGCGCTCCTCATACAGGACGGCCTCAAAGGGAAAAATCACAGCCATGTGATCCACCCGCCTGGCGATTTTTTTGATCCGTCCCCGCCGCCATGCCCAGACCTGGGGACTGATGTAATAAAGGACCGGGACCCCCAGTTTTTTGGCCGTCGCCGCCACCCTGAGATTGAAATCAGGAAAATCCACCAGGATCAAAAGGTCCGGACGCAGACTCTTCAAAAGGCGCCGGGCCGCGGCGAATCCTTTCAGAATGTGGGACAGCGCCCCGAAGACCTCGGTGACGCCCACCACCGACATCAAAGCGGCGTCAAAAACCAGGCGGACCCCCTCTTTTTCAAGGGCCGGGCCGCCGATGCCGCAAAAAAAAAGCCCGTCTCTTTTTTGGTCCATGGCCCGGACCAGCCTCGCGGCGTGATGGTCCCCGGAGGATTCCCCGGCGATGACCATGACGGTCCCGGCGGACTTCATTTTAAAGTCCTCTTTCCGGCGGCCGGAAGGCTTTCGTGTATGCGGTCCGTGATGATCAGGGCGATTTCAAGCGCCTCGGCGCCCATGCGGCCGGTGACCTCAGGGGATTTTTTTGTCCGAATCGCCTCAATGAAAGACTCCAGCTCGTCTTTGAGCGCGTCGGCTTTTTCAAAAGACAGGGTCCGGCCCTCCATGCCCGGAAGGTCCCAGTCCCCGGGGGGCCGGCCCGCGTCCACGCCCTCGGGCGGGGCGCCTGATTTGAACACCGTCATTTCCCGGTTTCCGAAATCCGCCTGAATATAGGCGTCTTTTTGAAACACCGTCATGGTCCGGCTGTCCGACTCGGCGACGCGCCCGGCCGCGAGATGGGCCGCGCATCCGTTTTCAAACTCGATCCGGGCCATGGCCATATCAATGCGGTCCGTGGCCACCGGGGCGCCCGAGGCCCGGATGTCCCGGACCGGGGAGTTGGCCAGCGCCAGCGCGATGTCGATGTCATGGATCATCATATCCAGAATCACGCTCACATCGGCGGCCCTTTCCTTGAACCGGCTCATCCGCCGCGCCTCAAACAGGAAGGGGCCGTCCGCGATTCGGCGCAGCGCCCGGGTCACGGGATTGAACCGCTCGATGTGGCCGGTCTGGATGATCCGGCCGTTCTTTTCCGCGATGTCCATCAGCTCCCGGGCCTGATCCAGGTTTTCGGTGATGGGTTTTTCAATGAGCAGATGGGCGCCGTTGGCCAGAAAATCCCGGCTCACCTCAAAATGCGCGGGGGTGGAGGTGACCACGCTGGCCGCGTCCACCTTTCCCAGAAGCTTACGGTGATCCGAATATGATTTCGCGCCAAAACGGGCCGCGACCTCATCAGCGGCGGCCGGGTCAAGGTCGGCCACCCCCACCAGATCCACGTGGGGCATGCCCGCGTATTTCTCAGCGTGGAACTTTCCCAGATACCCGGCGCCGATGACGGCGACTCGGAGTGTTTTCATGCGCTTTTCTCCCTGAATTGAAGTGAATGGACGCGAAGAATCTTGACAGCATCATAAAAAGTCCGATCTACTGCGTTGCGGCGGTTTTTTGTTCGTTCGGCATACTGGGTATCGCCTCGCTTATTAAAAATAACCACCACGCCTTGTATATCGAACTTTTTACGACGCTGTCCCGTGACTTTTTACGAGTTTATCAATTTTCAGCGCGCCACGATGGATATTCCCCACTGATCGGCCAGGGCCAACATTTCCTCCCGGTCGAACACCACGGCGGCCCCGGCTTCAATGGCCAGGGCCCGAACCCCGGACTCATGCATGGTTTTAATGGTGCCCGCGCCTGTGGCGGGGATGTCAAAGCGCCGGTCCTGGTTGGGCTTGCAGATTTTGGCCACCACCGCGCCGCCGTTTCCCAGCTCCCCGCCCCTTCGGATGGTGGCGTCGGTGCCGTCAATGGCCTCCACGGCCAGGACAGATCCTCCCTCGGCCACCACACATTGCCCGATGTCCAGACGGCCGATCTCCTTGGCCAGTCTCCAAGCGACTTCAATGTCGGCCTTTTCCGACCGGGAGGGTTTGCGCTTTGTCCAGCGACCCGCCGGGGCCAGAATCTCGGGAAGCAGAAAGGTGGAGGGAAGGATTTTAATCCCCTCCTTTTCAAGCGCCCGGGCAAAGGCCCTGAGCACGCCGTCGTCATGGGTGACGGCGCATGAGGCGATGAGGGAAATGGCCTTTGTGTCGGGTTTGACATCGGAAAACAGTTTGCGTTTGGAGATGGCGCCCATCATCACGGCCTCGGTCACCCCGTTTTTTTTAAAAAAACGGATCAGCCTCCGAAGCTGGCCCAGGTGAAGCCACTCGATCCGGTCCACAAGGCCCTCCAGCTCAGGGGACGCCTCCTTCACATAGGCGGCGGCATGGACGGAAAAATTCCCGGATTTCGCCTTTTGGGCGAAAATAAGGGGAAACTGCCCGCTTCCCGCGATCAGGCCTATTTTTTTGCCTGTTTTTGGGGGAGAGGCGTCGTGTGTCATATGTTTAATCAACCAAGGGCCTCCTAACGGGTGACCCCCCGGCTGGAGGACTGAAGAAAACGGATAAAGGCCACGACTTCCGGAATCTGCTCCACCTCCGCCTGAACCCTTTCAATGGCCTCGTTCATGGTCAAACCGATCCTGAACACAATCCGGTAGGTCTTTTTGAGCATGGATATGGCGCTTTGGGACATCCCGATCCGTTTCAGGCCCACCGAGTTGAGCCCGTGCAGCCTGGCCCGGTCCCCGGACGCGATGACATAGGGGGGAATGTCTTTGACAATGGCGGACTTTCCGCCCACATAGGCGTGGTCCCCGATGTTGACAAACTGGTGGATGGCCACCAGGCCCCCGATGGTGACATGATCCCCGATGGTGATATGGCCCGCCAGGGTGGCGTTGTTGGCCATGATGACCTTGTGGCCTATTTTGCAGTCGTGGGCGATATGGGAATAGGCCATTAAAAAGTTCTCCTCCCCCACCTCGGTGACCCCGCCGCCGAATTCCGTGCCCCTGTGAATGGTCACGAATTCCCGGACAATGGTTCGGGCGCCGATTTTCACATAGGTCTTCTCCCCTTTGAACTTCACCGCCTGGGGCGCGGCGCCGATGGAGGCGTATTGAAATATCCGGCAATCCGGCCCGACGGTCACAAAGGGCTCAATGACCGCGTGGGGGCCGATCACCGTGTTTTCCCCAATGGACACATGCTCCCGGACAATGGAATAGGGGCCGATTTCAACGCCCGGATGAATTTCCGCGCCGGGATCCACAATGGCGGTCTTGTGCACCAGGGGGTTGTTTCTTTGATTCATTACAATTTTTCTCCTATGGAGGCCATCATTTCGCCTTCAGCGGCCTTTTCTCCGTCCACTGTGGCCTCACCGAACATTTTGACGGCGCTCGCCCGCTTTTTCATCAGACGAACCCGCAGCGACAGGCAATCGCCGGGAATCACTTTTCTCCTGAAGCGGACCCGGTCCATTCCCATGAAATACAAAAGGGAGCCTTTTTTTTCCTCCGGCATCGAGTCCAGAACCAGGATTCCCCCGGCCTGGGCCAGCGCCTCCATGATGAGAACCCCGGGCATCACCGGCGCGCCGGGAAAATGCCCCTGGAAAAAGGGCTCGTTGATGGTGACGTTTTTAATGGCCGCGATCTCCTGATCCCTTTGAATCTCCAAAACCCGGTCCACCAGGATAAACGGGTATCGGTGGGGCAGAAACGTCATGATATCGCGTATGTCATGCAGGCATTCCATGATCCGTCATCTCCCGAAAAAGCGGACCCGGGGTTTTTTTATGAATCCCCGGCGATCCGGTCGAATTTTTTCTCCAGCGCGGTTATTCTTTTTTTGATATCCGGCAGGCCCGGGATCAGCCGCTGGACCCTGAGCCAGACCCGGTGGGGCATGCCGGGGGAGCCGGAGACCACATCGCCCTCTTTCACCGATTTGGCGATCCCGGCCTGGGGGCCGATGATGGCCCCGTCGCCGATCTCCAGATGTCCGCCGATCCCGGCCTGGCCGGCGATCACCACATGATTTCCGATCCGGGAGCTTCCCGCGATCCCCACCTGCGCCACCAGCAGGGTGTTTTCCCCCACCTCGACGTTGTGGGCGACGTGGACCAGGTTGTCGGTTTTCACGCCCCGCCTGATCCGGGTCTCGCCGAAGGTCGCCCGGTCGATGGCGCTGCCGGCGCCGATCTCCACATCGTCGTCGATGCGGACAATGCCGGTCTGGGGGATTTTGAGATGCCTTCCTTTGTCAAATACGAATCCGTACCCGTCGCTTCCAATGACGGCTCCCGCCTGGAGCGTGACCCGGCTGCCGATTTCACAGCGTTCCAGGACGCTGACGTTGGGAAAAATTTCCACGTCGTCCCCCAGGGCCACCCGGTCTCCGATGACCGCCCCGGGATGCAGGACCACCCGGTCTCCCACGGTCACATCATTCCCGATGACGACCATGGGGCCGATGCTCGGATCGGCGCCGCAGGCAAAATGCTTCCCGATATGGCATTCCGGGCTGATCCCCGGCGCGGGACGGGCCGGAGAGTGAAAAAATCCCAGGACCCCGGCAAAGGCCGCCTTGGGATTTTCGGCCCGGATCACGGCCTTTTGACAGGGCGCGTCGAAATCCCGGGGGACGATCACGGCCCCGGCGGCGGCCTCGTCTATTTTTTTCAGGCGCCCGGCGTCGGCGGCCCAGGCGATCTCGTCTTCCGACGCCTCCTCAAAGGACATGGCGCCCCGGATCATTTTGTCCGGATCCCCGGAAAGCTCGCCCTCCAAGGTCTCGGCTATTTTTAAAAGAGAAAAACCCGTGTCATTCATTCTTTTTGGCGGCCGGTTTTCTGGCATACTCCTCATTGTAAATTTTAATCATTTTTTCCGTGATATCCACCGCGTCCGAGTAATACAGGGTTCCGGTCTTGGAGATGATGACCTGGTAGCCCTCCTCCTGGCCTATTTTTTTGGCCAGTTTCAGCGCGTCGTCGGTGAGAAGCTTGAGTTTTCGATTCCTCAACACCGCGATGTCCTCTTTGTATTTTTTTTCATCGGACTTGAAATCCACGAACTTTTTGGCCATGTCCCGCTTTAATTTTTCCCTCTGCTCCCTGCTCATGACCAGGTCTTCGTCGATTTTTTTCTGGATGGCCTCGATTTCCTTGCGTTTATCCGTCAGCCGGGCTTTCCACTTTTCGTTGAAGGCCACCAGCTCGGCGTTCACCGCCTTTCCCGCGATGGAGACGTCAATGACCTTTTGGAAATCCACCACGCCCACCTTGGCCTCGGCTTCTCCAAAGGCCCAGGCGGCCGGGATCAAAAGACATAAAAAGACAATGACGCTGATTTTTTTGGTTAGACTCATTTGTTTTTGCTCTCCTTAAGATTGACGACATCGTAAAAACTCCGATCTACCGTTT is a genomic window of Candidatus Desulfarcum epimagneticum containing:
- a CDS encoding ATPase AAA codes for the protein MMDFLKEMILDFQDLELETGVPRRVDIETVPGKATICIGARRSGKSTFLFQLMSRLIEQGVDRRNILYLNFFDDRLRGLRHERPGIIAEAYFSLYPEKKNVEKIYCFFDEIQEIPDWEPFVDRLMRQEKCDVFITGSSARMLSREIATQMRGRALSWEIFPFSFQEFLDFKGIQSQGPLSAGKRLMIQKAFGEYWETGGFPEVAGLGRRLRVKIHQEYFNAMLFRDIVERHDISHPRAVADLARRLVDNAASLYSINRLAGYLKSLGHKAPKSAVSDYLSWFEDAYVLFTTRIFDASQARAAANPKKIYCVDHALATSISSGILLNSGHLLENLVFTTLRRLSPDIFYFKSKNGREVDFVVRRPDRSPALVQVCESMADPKTRKREIKALGEAMSELGIHSGTIVTRGEESQTRVESGEIRVTPAWRFLLEWS
- a CDS encoding conserved hypothetical protein (Evidence 4 : Unknown function but conserved in other organisms) produces the protein MEIATCSRRPVLVPCGLKIADYQVDPYVGCAHHCHYCYALNQAETDWTRKILTHPDIETRLAEALEKIPPQNIYMGYYTDPYQPCEAECLQTRKILESLLEKGFTASILTKSDLVLRDLDLLRRMGKASVSVSVAFSDNRDRERFEADTKDTEDRIEALRKLREAGVKTSALLCPVIPHVTDAAPLIDRLEPLADTIWIYGLNMERRSDRNWRNLKAIFKEFYPDLREEIEEIVFSKDHPFWTRLRRDLEKMRKERGLNLSVHV
- a CDS encoding conserved hypothetical protein (Evidence 4 : Unknown function but conserved in other organisms), which codes for MISRRQLLRLSVLFSFCYPFANIRHFAEAEEREDGYPRTRALLERAYWSETTAHRHYDEYRKKALSEGYPNIAYLFHAFSVSEKIHSENFKKILLSFGDAFQERPVPVSSADTKSNLNAAAVKELQKINRFYPDIIKKMSFESHDQTVLNCMYSWKSHQQHEKIIRDIKKFSGLFFKPLAKKIEKMSPHYHVCDICGSTMDEKPELPCEICDYPVSHYKKIQRPV
- a CDS encoding Glycosyl transferase produces the protein MKLSVVIPAYNEEDRIVHTLERSRAFLEGRPYSSEIIVVSDGSSDDTVAVANDFSPGKNVSIQALEYHPNQGKGYATRYGMLRASGDLIMFMDADYSVPMEMADTAMDLIRRGHDIAIASRAVSGAVVTSGQGFFRALSGKMYTLIQNLHLGISYKDTQCGFKMFTRTAARTLFSQSLLNSVIFDPEILWLAKKKGFKTAEFPVTWTHHEDSRIQYDSVGKFLFIFQELFSIKKRHSKPS
- a CDS encoding conserved membrane hypothetical protein (Evidence 4 : Unknown function but conserved in other organisms), with product MIANILNFLEKMDIKLFYIINRDWQNPFLDVFMPIMSNVKLFYIPMTLAWLFLIIKNDAKFRVAAVSALLLIAASENLSSAVLKPFFERPRPYHSQSEVHLYDRMRKTWSVTPPLKEVIRGQSNSLPSSHATNIFAGAVFFSFFFRKMWAFFYLIAGLVGYSRVYLGVHFPLDVVGGAAAGTACAMAFAWPSNSLIRFFKRRSFRKKRSEISP
- the msbA gene encoding Lipid A export ATP-binding/permease protein MsbA, with the protein product MSLFPSGKIKPRHRRLLRLVFEKRFKLFGAMLCSLAISLSTAGSAYLIKNVIDDIFVNKDVGMLKALPVVVLAMYFFRGIGIYGQDYFMSHIGESIIRRLRDDLYGRIMDLPLSFFHREKTGGLMSRITNDATVIRAMVSDAVKGSLRDFFTILFLTAVIFYREWELALFAIIILPAAFLPVVKFGRKVRRFTGGRQEALSDINVFLHETFAGNKIVKAFGMEKREKKRFFEKTRALFKIEIRTVIAKALSPAIMEALAGVGIAFIIGYGGYRVINGTSTAGTFFSFMAAVLMLYDPVKKLSRINNTIQEGMAAADRVFDIIETPREIKDPEKPALLPPGPHAVAFEDVSFKYQEKKVLKNIDLRAEPGEMVAIVGKSGAGKTTLVNMIPRFYDVFSGAIKIGGVDIRDMSLTSLRKQIAIVTQEPILFNDTIRNNIAYGAENPSDADVEKAAKSAYAYDFIQNFPDGFDTLAGELGARLSGGEKQRICIARALMKNAPILILDEATSSLDSSAERIVQKALDNLMKGRCAFVIAHRLSTVRNAHRIVAMEDGRIVEHGKHEELMAARGQYYELCRIQFKK
- a CDS encoding conserved hypothetical protein (Evidence 4 : Unknown function but conserved in other organisms); this translates as MTTRSAIRNFLVELKWRLVGLLGKLFIDLLFSTIKIESRGLEKVRELIDSRKNVFALWHSRILPFSYLYKGHGSAIMVSASEDGEIIARILERQGQKPVRGSSKKGGMKALEKIVEAMSAESPDPGTVIPDGPQGPRFRVQKGVVLLARRMGRPIVPVTYGAGRGVVFRSWDRFILPLPFTRCRIVYGDPVHVSPDADEDGIELKRKELEKQMRRLTEEVDAHFGHKTP